The Candidatus Krumholzibacteriota bacterium DNA segment GTGATATACCTTTCCGGAGGATTCTGCGAAAATAACTGTTTCTTGAAAACTTTCGACTCGTACTGTAATGTTATCCCGCTTGGACGGATGGTCCCTCTGGAGGGATTAAGATCGGAAGAGAGACTTTCCGGTAATAACGTCTGATGATCTGGAGGAAAAACGTATGAGTCAGCGAAGACTGTCCACAGCCTTTTTAATCGCCGTACTGGTCTTTTCGATGTACTCGTGCAGAAAGACTCTCTATTCCTCTATCGATATTTCCGACACGGGGCCTGCCCCCGGGGCGGGGGTGGAGATCGACGCGAGGTTTCTTTCCGATCCTGAAGAGATAGAAGATCTTTTCCATTCGTTTCTTCCTGATTCGGGAATCGTACCGATCCTTGTTGGCATAAGAAACAACGATACCGTTCCACTGCGGATACACAGTGCTAATTCGCTAGATCTGCGAAGCGAGTTCGAAGGGTTTTCTCTCCTCATAGGCGGAAAAGAGATCGCGCCTGTCCATCCGGCACAGGTGATAGCGATGGTAAAGGGGCTTCGGCGGCCTGCCGATTACCGTAAATATGGAGGGAAGGAGATAGCCACCGGAGCCGTGATTCTTCCGCTTGGAGCATTTTACGCGTGGAAAGGATTCAAGGAATACAGGGAGTATCGTCCTCTTATCAAGGCTTCTCTTCTGCCGGCAGAACGTGGAGGGGTATTCAGGCCGTTGAGACTCGAACCGGGTGAGGAGGTCAATGGATATCTCTATTTTCCACTCTTACCATCTGAGGTACCTTATACTTCCGAAACAGTCCAGATCGTCAGATCGAGCAGAAAAAAAACGGAGTATCTCCGCGACCTGGACATCTCGCTAGTTCATGATGTCAGGCTTAAGGTAAAAGTTTCGGCAGCCCGAATCGAAGATATTCCACGGTATCAGCAGATCGTCACGCGAGATACACTTGAATTATCCAGTGGTATATTCTGCCGCCGTGACAGGGAGATATTATCCGGTGTGCTACCAGGCAAATCCCGACGCGGGGTCTTTGGAATAAGGCCGGGTTCGGGAGGAACATCCCTTGTTTATTTTGATTATGGAGAAGGAGACTTCAAATCGCCCCATGATGGCGATTTTGTTGAAATAAAAAAATTCGGCGGTACAAGCGCCGATATAGCCGACGCCGAGGTCTTCGGTCAATACGCCGGTTGCGCAGTTGATTTCAAACGCCGCTCCAGGGTATTTATCCTCCGTAATGGCGAAGCAGGTGATAATCCTGAGATCGTCGCGGTGCGTGATTATGAGAGAAAAGCAAAGAGAATATTCCTTTATGAAGAGGGTTTTTTCGTTATCACAGAAGATGCTTTCTGTTATTTCGAGGATTATACGGGGAAAAAGAGCTCGTACTGGAAACTCGCCAATGATTTTCAGGACGCGTATCTTCTTGACGACGGTACTTTTCTTCTTCTCGGGAAAAAGGGAGCGGTTCTTATTTCGGGAAACGATACGGGAAGATCGAGATCCCGGGTAAGCGTTTCTTTAGCTAATGCAGACCGGAATATATGTGGGATTATCGATGAAGACGTGGTGTTCATTCAGAGAGGGAAGGGAGAATCAGGCGATACTCTCGTCATTTTCGACGCGTCCCGCCTCGAGGAGAAGGGAAGGATGCCGCTGGGAAGCCGCGCGGAGTCTTTTGGCATGGAAGGTGATCATATTCTGATGCAGCTTGAGGAAGGAACCGTGATCGATCTTGAAAAGAAAAGCAACCCTGAGTTCATCATCAATCGAAGCGCATGGTCGGAATCGCGGTTCGTTTCGATGACGCTTGATGGCCGGTCTTTTGAAGCGATTACAGGGGAAGGTTTGATGCTTAGAGGGAGGATCGACCAAATGCTTCCACGGCCGGTATCTCCCGGTAATGATACATTTACCACGGTGGTCGGCACGATATGCGCCGGGGAAGGTCCCGGATCGGTCAAGGGATCAACGCGATAATTACCGGGGTCACCGCAAGGGTAAGGATACGGGATGGAAATCAAAAAGAAGAAAGCTGATATCGAGGATCTTCTCGCTACGTATGCCGATCATATAGCTGGCAATTATCCTGATCCGGAAGTTTTCAGGAGTAATATCAACAGTCTTCTCGAAGCGAAGAAAAAACGGATGGAAGCTTCAGAATATGTCGTCTCACTGGAGAAGAACATCGTCTTTCTAACCGACCTGGCGGTAGAAGGGGAGGCTTTTCTCGAGATGCTTCTCTCCCAGGTAAATGATGAATCCCCCATCGACGTGAGTATCGAAAAATATCTTGAAGAGATGGAATCACAGGTAAGGGCAAGTACTCCGGGCAGGTACAGGGATATTTTCAAAGGTCCAGGGGCTGGGGAATTCGAAGAGCTTCTTCTCTCCAGAGAGGAAGATGAGGAAAAGTATCTTGAGAAACTGTCATTCAACTATATCTACCTGACGACATTGAGGATGCTTCTTTTTGAGTTCTTTAATCTTCTCTCGGTTGTGAGAAAGGAATATTTCATAGACAGGGTCGATTCAGCCGCTCCCCGCCATATCCTGAGCCATCTGGAAATGACGGCGAATTATTACCTGGGTAATATCGATGTAGCCGAGGTCTCCGGCGGGGATGAACAGACTGGAAGTAACATCTTGAAATAATGACCCGAAAAGAGTAGATTCTCAATATCCGCTTACCGGCATCGATGTGGCCGGAGAAAAGGCAAATGGTTGAAATACTGAAAGGGGTTCGGAATGAATTCCGTAATGATGGTAACAGGTGAAAACGGTCTATCGTTGTCGACAGTCGATACGGTGAGGCGTCTCGCGAGAATTGCCGGTTTTGTGATATTTAGCGCTATCGCTGCTCAACTTGCCGTGAGATTACCGTATACTCCGGTTCCCGTCACGATGCAGACGCTCTTTGTCGTCCTTGCCGGAATAGTGCTTGGACCCCGTGATGGTTTTTACGCTATGATCTCGTATGTAGCCCTCGGAGTGGCAGGGGCGCCGGTCTTCGCCGGCTTCAGCTTTGGTCCGGCTATAATAGTCGGTCCTACGGGCGGATATCTTATGGCATTTCCGATTGCTGCTCTTGTCGCAGGGTCCCTTTCACGTTCGCTCGGAGGTGGAAGAGTGGCGGTCCTAGCCTCTGCGGCTGTCGGCACATCGCTGATATTGCTTGCCGGGACGCTTTACCTCTCGATCTTGACCGGCCTGTCTCTTTCCATGGCAGTATCCCTGGGTATCACCCCTTTTCTGGCTGGAGCCTTTGTAAAAAGCTTATCCGCGATGGTAATCGCTGGCAGGAAGCGATAACGCCTCAGGTGGAGATCCGCAGGTGATGGCATTTTTACATGACCCTTTTGTATGATCTATCTGTAAGTTGGCTATTGAGTTACACTCCATCACCGATCAAATTGTTGAAAATCGCCTCTACTTGTGTTATAATGGCCATCGAGATTTACAGGTATCGCGAGGTCTGAGCCTGATGCGGTAACAACTCCGATTTAAAGTCCTCAGGGACCTTGAAGGGGGAAAGAGGGAGCGAATAGCCTGATTCGTTCCCTTTTTTTGCCATGTCGGGCAGACCGCTCTTTTCCCACCAAAGGGCGAAGATCAATAATCCCCATATGAACCTCGAATTATTCAATCGGCCCGATTCAAATCCCCGCACCGCTTTTTCGACCTTGGCAGGATCGAGGATGCCCAATTTTTCGATATTTCTTCTTCCGAGGCAGCTGCCGAGAAGATCGTTAAGTTCTTTCCTTAGCCATCTGCCGACTGGTACTCCGAAACCTGTTTTTGGCCGTTCAAGAAGATTTCTCGGGAGGTGCCTGTATGAGACGTCTTTAAGGATCGATTTAAGGACTCCGTGTTGACGCTTGAAGTCAATAGGTAGCGTTCCAGCGAACTCGACGAGCCTGTGATCGAGGAGCGGGACGCGGACTTCAAGGGAGACGGCCATACTCATCCTGTCGACCTTCGAGAGTACGTCATCAACCATATATGTCTTCATATCTATGAGCATCAGCCTGTCGAGAGGGTGAAGATGGGCGGCGCGCCTGGCGATCTCCTGAAAGAATGAAGCGTCATAGAGAGCCTTGTCGGGGGCGTGTCTGAATATGTCGACTTCTCCCTGTTTCCATCCACTCATCCTCGAAAAATAGATCTGCGCGTATTCATCGTATGTAAGATCTCCGGCGATTCGCGATAATCTGTCAGGCAGCAACGTCCTGGCGGCTGAAAAGATCCCTTTCCTCACAAGACGGGGCATGCCATCAAATCTCAGCAGTTTTGCCATTGTAGCATATCTTTGATATCCACAGAATATCTCGTCTCCCCCGTCCCCCGAGAGCGCGACCGTTATCCCGTTCTTTTTCGCCAGATCTGATACAAACCAGGTCGGAACGACTGATGGATCGCCTGATGGTTCGTCAAGGTTGTCGACCACGTTGAGGATCATTTCTCTCGTTTTTTCTGGATCGAGAATATGGCCGGTGTGATCTGTACCGAGATATTCCGCAACTTTTCTGGCGTAATGGCTTTCATCGAAATCATCGTCCTCGAATCCGATCGAAAATGTCCGCACTGGCCTGTCGGCGACCCGGCTCATATGCGATACAACAAGACTTGAGTCGATCCCTCCACTTAGGAAGGCGCCGATCGGCACATCACTCATCATCCTGCCGGTGACAGAGTCTTTTACCAGCCGATCGACTTCCGTCAGGGCGTCGGTGTAAGATCCGCTGAATTGGCGGCGAGTCTCATTTTTATCGTCCTCAAGGGCCGGTGTTTCCCAATACCGGTATTTTGAAAGGATGCCATTACTGAATGTGGCGAAATGTCCCGGAAGGAGTTTCTCTATACCCTTGAAGATCGATCGGGGGGAAGGGACGTAAGAGAGGGTGAAGTACATCTCCATCGATCTCTCGTCTATTTCGGGAACGAACGCGGGGCAGGTCCGAATGGCTCCGAGCTCGCTGGCGAAGAGAAAGTCTCCCTTCTGAAGTCCCATGTATAATGGTTTGATCCCCAACCTGTCTCTTGCCAGGAGCATCTGCCGCACTTCCGCGTCCCAGATAGCGATCGCGAACATCCCTTGAAGCCTCTCAAAAAGACCGGTCCCCCACTGCTCGTAGCCGTGGACAAGAACCTCGGTGTCAGTTCTCGATCTGAAACTGTGCTCGCGTTCAAGTTGCTTTCTCAGAGCGGCAAAGTTATAGATCTCTCCATTGAAGGCGATCCAGACCCTGCCATTCTCGTTACTCATCGGCTGATGACCGGCGCTGGAGAGGTCGATTATCGACAACCTTCTATGGCCAAGGCCGACATTACCGCGAGAGAGGCTTTCAAGACTTGCCGGCCTGTCTTTCATCGTAAGATAGCAACCACCGTCGTCAGGACCGCGGTGTTTTATCGCCTGGTTCATCTTCTCGAGTGTCTCGCGACCAAAGGTATTATTATTTATAACAAAGCCGCATATTCCACACATATGGTTTTTCCGGTTTAATCGATGGTGTAATGATCGCTGGGGATATTATCGACAGAGTTCAAATTACACTTGACTCTTTTTCGGCAAGGAGATTTTCATTTCCGGGGGCTTGACAGAGTTGAAAAACCGACTAAGATATATACAGGATGAAGGGGCACGCGGGGAGTCAAGTTGTTGTTGAATCCCGACATTCAGAAGCGGGAGAGATTAAGCCCTTGCTGCCCGATCATCATTCTTCCATATTTCTGAGACGCCACGGATTCTCATATCGGATGGGAACCCGTGGCGGTTTTATTATTTCCCCGAAGATCTTTGAGCAGGATAACCCGGGTAAAGTGAGGGCCGTTCCCGTAAAATTAAAGAAGCGCGAAATATCATTGGAATGGATCGAATTCAGCGTTCAGAAACGAGTTGGTCAAAGACCTCGAGCTCTTTTGACGTCCTCTCGTCCCAGGACATGAAATGATTTTTCGCGAAATCACTTGCCTGCCTGCCCAGTTTTGAAACCATCCCGGGATCGCCAAGCAGTGTCTCGATTTTCGCCGTCATTCCATCTAAATCACCGGCGCTTACCAGGAGTCCCGTCTCGCCATCCCTGACTACCTCGGATGTTCCGGCTATATCGAATGCTACTACGGGCAGGCCGCATAAAAGAGCTTCACACGGAGGCATCGACATATTTGTCAGTTCATTCGTTCCGACAAAGAAATCGCACGATTTCAGGAGCAGGGGTATCTCATTATACTTGACAGCTCCGGTAAAATAGACTTTTTCGAAGATCCCGAGTTCTCTGCTCAGTTTTTTGAGACTTTCCAGGTCGGGGCCGTCACCACCGATGACGACTGCCGCTTCATCGAGGAGTCTGCTGTCGACGGCAGCCATCGCTTTAAGAAAAAGATCGACGCGCTTCGACCTTACAAGCCTTGAAAAGGTCACAGCAAGCCGCTTGCCCTCCGGAAGGTGGAGAGCTCTTCTCGTTTTGACCCGGTCGATCTCAAGTTCCGCCCACCGAAGATCCATGCCGTTTGGAAGGAATGTTATTTTTTCCGGATCGATCCCTTTTTCAACCAGCGCGTCCCTGCCCTGGGTGCCGTCATTGAGGACGATGTAATGATCTACTTTATGTCTCAGAGCCGAAATCTGTTCATGGTTATATCTCCTGTACTGTATCCATGGAAGATGATGATGGCGCAGGTACATGACACCGAAAAGTTTCACCGCAGTGGGAATCCCCGTTTTCATCCCGATTTTTTTCAGCGGACCGAGGGAATAGTACGAATAACCGAGGATCAGATCGGGATCGTACTCGCGGACCAGTCGGCGAAGCACCGGCATCAGCCTGCTCATGAAAAGCCCTGGCAGAACTATCCTCCTCAAAGGTCCAGGCAGGGGGTCGAGAGAGCGAAAGACATTGGGATAGGTATGATACCGAAGGCCCGGCCTCTGATATTGAGCGGTCTTCCCCCGAGGTTCGGGAATGAGGTACTCGATCTCTATTCCCCGGCTTGTAAGCTTCTCGATAAAATGAAGTTCGTCGGGGACTCCGCACCCTTCTCCAAGCGACCACATTTCGTCCCATATCGACAGGACCAGTATCTTTTCGAGTTTTTTTTTCAAACCGCTTGAGACCTTTCAAATCGCCTTTTTCGCGCTGCATATGAAAAAGGGTCCGGGTTTTTCACTCTTCCATCTTATCCTGCCCTCCGAGGGCGGCAGACATCTTCTCAAGCATGATACCCGGAGACACGTATCCCGTTATACGCGATCCTTCAGGTTCCTTCCCCGTTTTGTCGTAGAAGATGATCGTCGGGACACCTTTTATCGAGAATTTTTTCTTGAAGGAATCTTCTGTCTCTCCCGACTTTGTAAGGTCGACTTTAAGCGGAACGAAACTCTTTGATTTTTCCAGTACACCGGGGGCGTTGAATGTGTTGTGTTCAAGTTCGTGGCAGGGAATGCACCAGTCGGCTGAAAAATCGATCATCACCGGCATTCTTTTCGACAGGGCATCTTCAAAAAGTTCCATGGTGAAAGGTTGCCAGACTATTCCCGGTCTGAGCGTTTCTTCCCTGAAAGGACCTCCGGGGATGGCCAACACTATGATCGCCGCCAGAAGCCATAAACTGCCCAGGATCCGTCTGATAGTGAGG contains these protein-coding regions:
- a CDS encoding biotin transporter BioY, which gives rise to MNSVMMVTGENGLSLSTVDTVRRLARIAGFVIFSAIAAQLAVRLPYTPVPVTMQTLFVVLAGIVLGPRDGFYAMISYVALGVAGAPVFAGFSFGPAIIVGPTGGYLMAFPIAALVAGSLSRSLGGGRVAVLASAAVGTSLILLAGTLYLSILTGLSLSMAVSLGITPFLAGAFVKSLSAMVIAGRKR
- the asnB gene encoding asparagine synthase (glutamine-hydrolyzing); its protein translation is MCGICGFVINNNTFGRETLEKMNQAIKHRGPDDGGCYLTMKDRPASLESLSRGNVGLGHRRLSIIDLSSAGHQPMSNENGRVWIAFNGEIYNFAALRKQLEREHSFRSRTDTEVLVHGYEQWGTGLFERLQGMFAIAIWDAEVRQMLLARDRLGIKPLYMGLQKGDFLFASELGAIRTCPAFVPEIDERSMEMYFTLSYVPSPRSIFKGIEKLLPGHFATFSNGILSKYRYWETPALEDDKNETRRQFSGSYTDALTEVDRLVKDSVTGRMMSDVPIGAFLSGGIDSSLVVSHMSRVADRPVRTFSIGFEDDDFDESHYARKVAEYLGTDHTGHILDPEKTREMILNVVDNLDEPSGDPSVVPTWFVSDLAKKNGITVALSGDGGDEIFCGYQRYATMAKLLRFDGMPRLVRKGIFSAARTLLPDRLSRIAGDLTYDEYAQIYFSRMSGWKQGEVDIFRHAPDKALYDASFFQEIARRAAHLHPLDRLMLIDMKTYMVDDVLSKVDRMSMAVSLEVRVPLLDHRLVEFAGTLPIDFKRQHGVLKSILKDVSYRHLPRNLLERPKTGFGVPVGRWLRKELNDLLGSCLGRRNIEKLGILDPAKVEKAVRGFESGRLNNSRFIWGLLIFALWWEKSGLPDMAKKGNESGYSLPLSPFKVPEDFKSELLPHQAQTSRYL
- a CDS encoding glycosyltransferase family 4 protein, which gives rise to MKKKLEKILVLSIWDEMWSLGEGCGVPDELHFIEKLTSRGIEIEYLIPEPRGKTAQYQRPGLRYHTYPNVFRSLDPLPGPLRRIVLPGLFMSRLMPVLRRLVREYDPDLILGYSYYSLGPLKKIGMKTGIPTAVKLFGVMYLRHHHLPWIQYRRYNHEQISALRHKVDHYIVLNDGTQGRDALVEKGIDPEKITFLPNGMDLRWAELEIDRVKTRRALHLPEGKRLAVTFSRLVRSKRVDLFLKAMAAVDSRLLDEAAVVIGGDGPDLESLKKLSRELGIFEKVYFTGAVKYNEIPLLLKSCDFFVGTNELTNMSMPPCEALLCGLPVVAFDIAGTSEVVRDGETGLLVSAGDLDGMTAKIETLLGDPGMVSKLGRQASDFAKNHFMSWDERTSKELEVFDQLVSER